Sequence from the Pagrus major chromosome 15, Pma_NU_1.0 genome:
aaaaagCTCCAAGATGAAATGCATAGTGGGTGATAAATGGATGAAGTAAAGGCAAATGATAAGAGTTTCTCAAGTGGtacatttattaaaatacacAACACTCTACATGAAGATATACTTTCCCCAAACATTTGCTAGAATTAGTGTGGAGCAATGACATTTGCAGTCCACAGAGGAATGAGAAAACAGTGTTCATTCCAGACTGACATAATCCCCTTCTGAGGACACACTctcttataaaaaaaacaaaaaaagctggCGTGTAAAAGGTGAAACAGTATCAGTGCTGAAAGACGGTGACAGCTTGAAAATAGCTTTGGGCAGTTTGGTTCAGATTAGAGAACActcactgtgttttttcctAGCGAGCCAATTGGATTATCAAAAGCCTGTAAAAGTTGTGATATTAAAGTTAACAGCATCACCTTGAGTCCTCCTTTGTTATATTAACTTGTGATGCCGCATTTTGTGACATTATTCTGTTTGTATCAGTCATTTATTGGtccatcacacacaaaaaaaacaaataacaaaattaacatgaggaaaacaaatcaCATACTGACATCTCAGTGAGCATTTATAGCGCAAGTGTACcgtgaaagaggaaaaaacaagcaGGAGGGGAAGCGATCTTATGTATCATGATGTCTCCAGTGAATAGTTATCTCATAAAAGTTATCATACAAACGTAACTAAGAGAGTATATGCCAACGGACACAAAAGTTAAATGATAAATGGTGTAAAGTAAAATCAACAATTTGTCCTAatcattcaaatattaaaatattcagtgctattttaaaaaaaagaaaataaattaggtAATAAAACTTTATATACATAATACTGTACATCACATCACACCTGCAGCAGATGTGTTTTCCAGCGATTCCTGTCCCAGATAGCATAAATTAAAGTTACCCCCCGGCCACTAATGGCAACCACAAGACCTAACTAccatatttctatatttcttGAGGATGACGTTTGAGCTGTCGTCAAAGTAGAGTACTGATATTGCGTTGAGCTTGGTCGGGGCGCAGCACGGCTTTGGCACATTGTCAGGAAACATTAAATGGACCTATAAATGAGAGCACAAAGTAGGTTTAAAAGAGGTGCAACAGCAGTGAGTTTCAAATGAGTTACAACTGCCAAGAGCATGATGGTAGCTTATAACGCCATTTTAATGCAGTACACATATGCAATGCACTCTAAAGGATACTTACCAGGGTTTGAACAATTGCGTGATTTGTTGCGTTCATGTGTGCGTTGAGTGGGAAAGAGCATTCGCCGTCGCAGTAGAAAGCAGCGTAGCCCTCAGGTGCAATGATCCAATCCTTAACAAACAATGAGCTTCTATTATTTATAACACATGTTGAGCTTTTTCTAGTGTCACCTTATGATCTTAATAAAAATGCACTGTTCGTTGTGTTATTATCACTTAATGTTATACATAAATGTTTTGTGATATAAGATCATTTACCTGCCAGCCCAAATCTCGAAAACTGACATAAAGTTCATGCTTCTTGCAGGCTTGCTTCTGTTCACTTGTGTTatgatctgaaaaaaaaaaaaagtttattaaacacaacagacactAATGATTGTTTATATCTTTTTGTTTGCTTACTGTAGAACAGCTTTTGAACAAATGCActctacaaacacacaatcagtacacaaacacagacttttGTGAGTACATGAATACATCCTAGAGCCATGttaatcataaaataaataaattggaAATATTTCCCGTAAATGTTAAGCTGTTACAAAACAATGGATGTTTGAATTTGGAGTTacagttgttttctttcccaCATCAGTGTGTGAGGTGTGTCATATATTTACACAACAGGCAAATTATCCATGAGGGttgcaataatccaaaaactttttttgggTTATTAATTATTCCTTAAAATACTTCAGGATTGATGAGATGTTTATGTAATTATAGGACTGTGCCACTATCCATAATATATCTCAATCTCTCtcagtacttgtacttcaccTTAATgttatttcaatttaaaagtgcaatatatatatgaatttttaaaataaataaaattatcaacagaatgggaagaaataacatttttgacactatgtcaaagacatctatgtatttgttgcagagatatctgctgaatttagcatgctgaccagctagccccaggcctgaaaacctttttttcccagtggtccaaagcaagctgcatggctaactgagctaacaagcggtcgctacagtcatggatgtataaacacaatacagttagcagcagttactctAGTGAAATGCTGCCCCTActtgttgggagtatgaattcttATGtcttgcacctttaatacaacTGAAATACAGGTCAGAACTGAATGCTCAATAAAACCTTTGAGTCCAAGAagcatatttaatttttaaaaattaaaaattgtcTTGCCCCAAAGTAGTTTTTTGTAGAAAATGCTTttgagaaacaaacagaaaaacatgtcacTGAAGGAAACTAAAAGATAAAGATTTAAGGTGTAAAGCCCTGCAGGTGGCTCCTTCATGCTGCCACATTCATTACACCCCACCATATGAAGGTAAAGGCaaacatacaacaacaaactAATTTACATATTAAGAACCTCACCAGTATAGCGCCTAAAAATGTATGATCTACAGGTTGGCAccaaaggagaagaaggaaTAAGCTTGCATTATCAAAAGGTGCTCagcaaatatatttaatttcacattAATAGACAGTCTGTCTAGTGATTGTGGACGGGCCTTGCTGCAGGAAATTAAGTTGGTTATTCTGACAAATGGGTGGACACTGTGATGGAACGATGGCCGGATGATATCTGTCTAATTTAGAGATCTGATATGTACAGgatgaaataaatgattaaaagaaCTATCATCGCATCTTAAGCGCGTCATAAAAATGCACATACCTCCAGGTTTTGGTGCCCTAGATGATTCTTGTTGATTAGTTGATTTATTGCGATTGtggttcttcttcttccccccagcagctctgacagagCGAAGCAACACCCCGCTGGCCTTGAAGAAAGCAACCAGGAACGGCTGTTTGGACTGAGGCCCATTCCTCCCAATGATTCCAGCAGATTTTATGTTGATACTTCGTCCTTTCAAAAACAGAAGGTAAATAAAAGTCTCGAGATATAGCTAAAGGTATATGGGATATTTTGACAGTTTATGACTGCTTTAAAAGCTGAGTCCAGCCTGtttacaaatacaatacaagGTCAAGCCTTAAATCTTTTTTATGGATATATTGGTAGTAAATAATAACAATCCATGAACTGTCAAATACACAAGTCACATAAGAGTGAAGTCGATGAAAATATTAGTTATTTATCAAAGGCGGAGGATTGTGATTGTGGATTGTCTCAAAAAAATTTACTTCCTGACTTTTTCTAGTTTTAAGAGTCTGAAATAAATCTGGGAAACAAATCTGGGATGTCAAATTCATGggaacaaaaactgtaaaacttcaCTTACCATCTACAGTctccacacagagctgcaggccCAAGTTCTGCTGTGGGTTCATCACCCAGTGGTTACTGGTGGCTGTGATGTCAAACACCAGCCACCCCCCATCGGACGCCTGGACCTTTTTGGAGTCGAGCAAGAACGTCTCTGCGTCTCTAAAGGtaagttaaatgttaaatgatgCACACTCAAACAGCCTgcacagagaagagaacagCAACTGCTACAGTGATTACTATATCTCAATCCGGTGAAAGTTATTTGGATTTTCAGTCTCTGTGGGTACGTTGGTTTTCACAATTACGACTCGGTCAACCAGATGGTGAAATGAATGTGGTCACTTTACTGCTGCATTATAAACAAATTACAAAACCTCAGTGCTAAAGTGCGTTAAGTTCTAGAGCAAATAAAAACTGACTGTGCTTCGTAATGCTGCATAGCTCTAATAGgacacaaaaaagaaaccaTATGCTCCTTTGAGGGCATTCAGACTGAATCCAAGAGGTCTTAACCGGTTAGACAGGAACAGATAAACAAGGTATCACTGACTGATCACAAATGGATGCTTTAGCCCGAACTCTGTAGCAGAAGCCAAAATCTGAGTGGCTTTTATTAGTTTCTTCATCTCTTTAtccttttgaaaacaaaaccttcTTCTATAAAAAGGCCTTCAGTATTGAAAGCTGGTCATTTTGTAATTTCTGTATGTCAGCTTTGAGCTGGAGATAAAACGAAAGCGGTACTGCTATTGTTGAAGAAGCTGTCACTTAAACATGTGCCAAGAGTTCAGCTATTTGATTGGCCAAACACTTCAGGAGTTATGAATCATGTATATCAGCCCTTGTGTATTTTTAACATGAGCCTGACATAAGGCATCAATCAACCCCAAAGCTGAAAAAGCGGTGCTTCGCAATTTGCATTGGATTCCTTTCAAGTGGCAGATCGGATAAGGCAGCGCCTGTTCAGTTTTTGTGGTTACATTGCTGGTTGGAGAGAACCAAGATTTTCCATGTGGCCCCAATAGTTCAGGAattattcatgtgtttattaCAGGTGTAATAAAACTAACCTCTTGTGGAATTTCACATAAGGTTAATCCCTATGAGTGACATACTGCTGAACTTGAAATGCACAGTATTCCACTTATATCCTGTGATAATTTAGTTTGCGCTGGTGAGTATTCACTATTCCCACAGTCGTATCCAAGAGGAAAATGTTTATCCCGCCCCTTCATCTGTGATTACTGGATGTACTGTTCCACAGAGAGTGAGTTAAAGTCAGTGGATACCAGCGACAGACGTGACGCCTCTTTCTAGACTGTTCTACCTCCTGAAAATTATGTTCATATGCAACTATTCCCCATTAGGAATTTATGTTCAGTAGCAAAGTTCAGTACCAGTGCAGGACGTAGCATGACATTGATATAGTGGAGTGAATGGAGGTCAGGTTGGTGTGTGGGTGTCTGACTTTAAAGGGACCCTGTGGATTTTTTGACCAGTACTATAAAGATATGAGGCAATATGTTTTTAAGAGGTCCTCGTTTTGTTAGTTTCTTCTTTCGCTCATGTGCACAAGGACAATGGTTTCCCAGATCGACAGTTAGTGGCATAAAAAATGCTGCAGAGTGCCAACAAAGGCCGTAAAAGAGACAACTGCtagcaaacaaacatggctCTGGATATGTCCTCAACCatgaacacaatgtgttaaGACGGTAAACATAACTTCAGGGATGTTTAACATCAGCATCTTGAGTTCAGTCTCATTCTCATATTAGTAGTGAGTTAAGTGAATGGTTTACTTATTTAACATTGATTGCAGTCACTCCAACAGTGATTTTTAAAGAACTGACACAAAGTGAGGGGGAGAGGGCAACAAAAGCCCTTATAAGGAGGTTGCTACTGAGATATATGTGACTATCTTAACCCCTTTAAGACACTGCAACAAAGTAGTTTTAATTTGCTACTTAACTTAACCATACTTAGTCTACTTCTGTGGAAATAACCGACTAAAAACATTGGTATGTGAAGTGACCAATATTTGTGCACAGCATTAACTTTCCATCTGATATGTTGAAGAAGAACATGAATCAGTGTGTACGGCTTTCCAAACTAAGATTTCAAAGATTTCTCACATTGGGAAAGAATTGCTCTTCTTTGTGAACGCTGactaaaacacacttttccCCATAAAGACGTGTGTGAAAACTAAAACTGCGCAGTCTTCCCCTTTAAGATGGCAGAGTCCATTGACTTGGACCTTTTCAAAGCCCAGGAGGGCCATATCTCCCCTTCAATCAcccacacacatttttggcaaGCAAATGTGGGCCCACTTTTAAGTACACCCTTGTGTATTCAGCTATGTCATGGTTTAAACTTCCGGAATATTGTTAAGACAGGCAGGTGGTGGGCATAACAGTGACCACGGGAGCACCCGAGGGAGCCCCCTCACCCCCCCTCCTGAAAACATAGGCCCTCATGGTTTCATCTGGGACACGGCCAGCTTGGCAGGCAACACAAGACGAGTGATAACTGATGGACCTTCCAAGCTCCGTAAGTGGCCAACTTGCTAATGGAGTTCTCTTTATCCGAGAACTATATTTGTAAGGCAGACATGGTGCGAATGAAGGAGAACAGAGTTGGAGATAGAAAGGCGTTCTGTGTGAGTGGAAAGTTTCAACCGTGCAAGACAATAGCTGTTGGACTGTCTTAACTGTGAAAGAAGATAACTGCATGGGATAGAAATGCAACACATTTGTCTAGTTTTAACCTTTATTTCAGTGAGGTAACAGCTATTTTTGCCTTGTTTCATCCATTAGCAGTTGCAAACAGAACGATGTGTGCtgtctgctttgtgtttcaCAGCATTTCAAATAACTGACAACTGGTTTGATGCAGTTCCTTAGCCTATATGCTATTTTATTTTCAAGGAAGtaatgtttttgcatgtgtccgtttgtttgtgggatggtttgtcagcaggattacacaaaaactactgaatggatttccatgaaacttggatagAGGATGGGTCTCCGGctagaatagaccccattaacctttggtgcggatctgaaaaaaaagggatggatccagcaattttttctcactttctttaatataaTTTCTCAAGGTATAaggcatggatcttgatgaaaacaatctGATGTATTTAGGTGGGTGGTGTCTACAGTATtagtgagtacagtttgatgcaGATACTAATACAAATTTGGATTcagcagatttaaatgttttatgtgacaCTGGATTGGGGCTTGATTGAGTTAAAGGGGACTGTGGGCCTTGGTGAAGGTTTGTGCTCTACTGAAtgccattattttttatttttttatttttgattcttCCAGGACTGACTGATTATATTAGGCCAGATGGATTTTCTGTCAGCCTTGATACATCAATGGTGCAAGAACTATTGAGAGCTTTTACTTAAGCAGAAGTAGCAATATCAGACtttaaaaatacttcattaAACGCACATATAATTTGACTAAAGTGGAATTATGAgcagaaaaatgtacttaatgttTGAAAAGCAAAATCGACCCTGTCTGAGTGTTACTGGATTAAATGACTGATTAGAAAGCAGCCTTTTAATTTTGTACCTGGTTGAGCTggttttaactactttatatattACTGGTTAATTTAATCTGTTAGAGTGCATCATTTTAAGCAAGATGTCAGTGTTCTGTATGTAAAATCTTAGTTTCAAAAGCAAGACAGTCAGATAAATTTAGTTGAGTGAAAAGAAGCACCTCAAATTGTTCTGAAATACGGTAGTTACAATCCTGCACTGCCttcaatgtttatttttggttgTCTAGATACTTACTTGTTTTGATATTCCTTGATGACTTGATATATGGAAACCTTCAGAGTGATATTGTCGTAGCGGGAATGACTGCGGTCCTTGTAGATCCGAAACTCCGCAGCAGTCACCGCCTCTCCGTCCGGGATCTGAGTCAGATCAAAACGGAACTCCTTGTAGTGTCTTCGCTGATGAGAAAAATCTTTATCTTTCTCGACTgggaaagaaaatatttcatgatgaatttcatttttactgGCAGCAAAGTTGATCAAAAAATACGACTTCAACTCCTGCGCCGCTGTGTGTGTTGCTCAAAGGAGGAAATATGCCGGCATTAACGCACAGAAAAAGAGTAATTTATCACATCTTCTTTTACATTCCAGGTCCAATCCAAACATTTTGACTACCAACAAAAGCACTTTCCAGTTCATTAAATCAGTCAACTGAATACAGGTAGCGGTTCCCAGACAGGCCCTCTACTGTGTGCCTAACTGCATTCTCCGGCCATGATGAATGGGCTGTCAGTTAAGAAAAACAGGCTGATTTCAATTAAAGACACTTTCGTCTGCTCCTCAAGTGAGAGAAAAGACCAGACAGGATTCTTCAACGTCATGTCAGCGTCTACTCTGACCTCATTTCTGACCTTATACTGACCTCCTGTAGGTTTCATATAATGAGTTAAGAGACTTTAatgacctttaacctttaaaactaaatatttctAATATAATGAGTAACTgaacatgtctttgttttgacctttcatttttgaaaatgtttaaaaaactcaaaacatgtaagattattttagatttttccggcacagaaataaataaaagatatgTGCAGCTTGATTTTCAGAGTGTTGCATCAAAATTTTTAGATAAAATAAAGCCTATCAATGCAGTGACTCTAATAACAGCATCAAAGAGCTTCAGTGTATCATGCCAACAAAAGATACTTTGATGCTACTGAAAAGTGACTGTCTCGCACCCCAGAAAAAGAGGCTTGTGGCTGAGGTCAGTGGACTTTCTGACATACGCAGTGATAACATGCAGTGTGTTCGAATAATATTTTATCAACAGAGAAGGACTGCGGTTACTTAGCACaaacaggtcagaggtcaggtctGACTTTTTACCCACCGAGAGTGTTCCATTATATTAGCCACGGGCAGTAATCTGAAGCAGAAGTGCCAACGAGAGTGTACCGCATTTAACTTTCAAATGGCTAAAGATTAAATAACATTGGCTTAACTCCGAAGGTGAGTCGCATGCATGTTCTACCCGAACAATGTTTTGTTAATATAAGAATAAATTACTGTGACTATTGCTTGACTAAATGGTTTTTCAACAGCTGACATCTTATTTACACTGTGGAAGCTGAAAAGGTTACAGTAAACATATTAAACTGCACGAAACGCCACAGAGACGTTTCTTAAAACAGTTGAGGTCAGTAGCTATATTTGAGTGTACTGTAATAAAGACAGAGCCCCATTGAACACTTCACTGACAGTCCCCAGAACGAGAGCAGAGCTTTCAAGGCTGACAGTGTACATGCCCTGCTATAGTGGTAAGTGGAAACAGATGGGCTCAGGCCAAGGTGAGGGATTATACTTCAAGGCAACTCTACACAAATTCgcttttacatgtttttgctgTATATTTAAGAAAATTAAGTCCTTAACACTGCAATAGCAACTTTATCCTAAGTTCACTTCTGGTTGTTTTTATCATCATTCATTCAGGACTGTGAAAGCTGCACCATATTTCACTTCTGAGATCTTTTCCATCCggtttaatattttaattgtcattaaagaaacataaatgctgcaaataacacaaacatcaaaaatGGAGCGACTGCTTTCTCCTGGTGACAGAACCTCCAGATACACAGACATCAGTCAATATCACAACCCTTTTAACAACAGGAAATAATTCAGACCAATTTTCTCAAGGTCAGACAGTCATCTGATAAGTCTCTCTGAACTGCTGGGTTAAGGGTCGCGGCTactgaacaaacacaaccatTATACCGATCAGCTGCCTTTTAATAGAAAGCAGCACAAATTGAGAGGGTCAGAATGTTGGGCCTAATTCTGTTAAATGCACACAAATTTCACGCAAGGCCAAAGCAGCTGAACACCGATGACACATTTATAcatgtagaaataaaaaataaaaaactgtctGAGTGAGAGGAAGTCAACAACTGTTAATCTTCACTCAGAAGATAAGATTCTTTTTATAGTACAGCGTAGCTCAGAATAGTTTGACAAAATCAACATGTGGCAAATCATCTTGACAAATGTGATTAATTGCACCGCATCAAGGAGGCCAGGAAATATATGAATGGATTACAACAGGCCTGACTCTTGCACTACACGGATGAAGGCTTCAAGCTGCAGTATTTAATAGTTCTTTGTCTGCAGTGCGTTGTTTagaaaaaatgcaatttaatgTGCAAAATAGTAGGCTTTTTAACAAGCAAACAGATAAAGCTGAtccaaataaaactttatttatttactttaaagtGGAGGGAATGAAGACAAACGAGACTTTTAAAAAACCATGAGATGTAGATTTGCGCACTAAAGTGGTGCACCTCTAAATAATATCGACCCCGGCCTCTCCTGAAGTCTCATTTCGATTACTAACATAATTTTGATTGAAGGAAACCTGATAATAAATGATCCTGCTGTAACAACACTTACCTAAATTGACAAAACTCATAACCATGTCGGCGTCGTTGAGAAAGTTGGTGTCGTGCGCTGAGGTGAGCGCGGGGCTGTGGCCTAACAGAGGGGCCGCGCGGTAAGGCTGCGCCACACGAGAGTACCCGGCATGCTGGGGGCTGTAGTACCCTTTCCTGGAGTGCCCTTGAGCCTTGGCACCGAAGCTCTTGCCTgcgccctgctgctgctggtgctggtgctgctgctgctgcacccccgccacctcctcctcctcctccacggCCATGGCGTTGTACAGGTCGAGCATGAAGAGCGGCGCGGAGGACGCCTGCTTCCCGGGAGAGAAGGGCCTCGGCCGGTGTGGCAAGCCCAGGATGGAGAGGATCTCTCTCTGGATCTCCCTGCGTTCGTGATTGCGCAACCTCCTGTAAATAAAACTGGAGTGCACATGGTTGTCACTTAACCCGCAATGAGCGCAGGACAGAAAACTCAGGCAGCTCCAGGCGAGTCCGAGCACAGCGCGGCTCAAAGGTGTAAGCGCTGTCATCTTGACAAATAGTTCTCTGTGGGCTGTGGAGGTGAACTACATCGCACTCTGTGGGGAAAACAATTTATATCTCTGCCAATATGGAATCATAGACTTCCCATATTAAACAGAGGCACCACCAACTTTCACGCGTTTTGCTGTTGGACACCAGTCAGCCCTTCTACAAATGAGGTATCAGCTTGCAGAAAAGTCGTCGCTCCTCTCCTGTGCGCGATGCTCCTCCAGCAGTATTTACTCCTCCAGGGTCCATCCAAAGTCTCCGCACACACCAAGTATTTATGGAGATATGACCCCGTCCCTCACCTTACTCCTCTGTGATGCAGGATCACGTAGGTACGCCCATAACGTCCAGGGATCACCCGGAGTTTCCAGGAGTGGATGAAACGTGTTCAACTGTGTCAAAAATGAACAGAGAGCAGCTCTCGACTCATGCtcgcatttttcttttttcttttttttccttctctcccctTGAGAGTGGGGCTACTTGCCCTCCGAGTCCATCccacactttttgtttttgcatccACCTTTAGCTGCTGCAGTAAAACCTCAGGCCGGTCCCATGATGAATGTGGCGGCTCGGGAGTGTAAAAGGAGACACTTGAAATCCGAGAGGCCGGTCTTAACGAGTGAAAGAATAATGACAGAGCCTTTTAATCACCTCAAGTTATTGAAGTCCGGGGTGTTTATGGGAGAGGGCTCCAGCTGCATTGAGCACCAACAACAAGGATCCTGTTTTAATTCTCTAAAGGTTAAACATGATCCTCTTGGATGCAAAAACATACTTCATTAAATATGGGCAAACAAGT
This genomic interval carries:
- the bmp5 gene encoding bone morphogenetic protein 5 encodes the protein MTALTPLSRAVLGLAWSCLSFLSCAHCGLSDNHVHSSFIYRRLRNHERREIQREILSILGLPHRPRPFSPGKQASSAPLFMLDLYNAMAVEEEEEVAGVQQQQHQHQQQQGAGKSFGAKAQGHSRKGYYSPQHAGYSRVAQPYRAAPLLGHSPALTSAHDTNFLNDADMVMSFVNLVEKDKDFSHQRRHYKEFRFDLTQIPDGEAVTAAEFRIYKDRSHSRYDNITLKVSIYQVIKEYQNKDAETFLLDSKKVQASDGGWLVFDITATSNHWVMNPQQNLGLQLCVETVDGRSINIKSAGIIGRNGPQSKQPFLVAFFKASGVLLRSVRAAGGKKKNHNRNKSTNQQESSRAPKPGDHNTSEQKQACKKHELYVSFRDLGWQDWIIAPEGYAAFYCDGECSFPLNAHMNATNHAIVQTLVHLMFPDNVPKPCCAPTKLNAISVLYFDDSSNVILKKYRNMVVRSCGCH